AGAGCTTATCCGTAAATAGGTTGACATTTCGATTCCGTTGAGCCAGCTTCCTCCATCACAACTGGAGGAGTCAGCCATGTCGCGATTGGCGAGCTGGGAATTGTCGGATGCCTTCTGGAGCCGAGTGGAGCCCCTGCTTCCATCGCCGCAGCGGGATCCGAATCGAGACTACAAGCGCAAGCCAGGCGGTGGACGTAAGCCAAAGTCAGCGCGATTGGTCCTTGAAGGCATCTTGTTTGTTCTTCGTACGGGCTGTCAGTGGAAGGCCCTTCCCAAAGATGTCTTTGGGAGCGCAAGCGCCATTCACACCCGGTTTCTGGAGTGGGAACGCGCAGGTGTGTTTGCCGCTCTGTGGCGTTCGGGACTTGTTGAGTACGATGAGATGGAGGGAATTGCTTGGGCGTGGCAAAGTATCGATGGGGCCTTGACCAAGGCGCCACTGGCAAGAGAGTCCGTCGGGAAGAACCCAACGGACCGGGGAAAAAATGGGGACCAAGCGCAACCTCCTGACCGACGGACGTGGCGTCCCGTTGTCGATCGTCGTCTGCGGAGCCAATCGGCATGACGTGACCCAGTTGGCGGCTGTCTTGGATGGTGTCATGCTGCCTCGGCCTGCGGTCACGGATGAAGCACCGCAGCACCTTTGCGCTGATGCCGGCTATGCGGGGCTGCCCGCCTATGAACAAATGACGTCTCGTGATTACACGCCCCATGTCCGATCGAGGAGAGATGAGATGGTCCAGAAGCCCCTTGGCTATAAACCACGTCGGTGGGTTGTTGAGGTGAGCCATTCGTGGTTCAACCGCTTTCGAAAGCTTCTGGTGCGGTATGAAAAACTCGACCGCAGCTACATCGCGCTGGTCATGCTTGCCGCAGCCATCATTGTTTTCCGCATGGTGCCGGGAGACGTAAACATTATTCACGGATAGGCTCTTAGTGAAAGAAGTAATATCATGA
This portion of the bacterium genome encodes:
- a CDS encoding IS5 family transposase (programmed frameshift); amino-acid sequence: MSRLASWELSDAFWSRVEPLLPSPQRDPNRDYKRKPGGGRKPKSARLVLEGILFVLRTGCQWKALPKDVFGSASAIHTRFLEWERAGVFAALWRSGLVEYDEMEGIAWAWQSIDGALTKAPLARESVGKNPTDRGKNGGTKRNLLTDGRGVPLSIVVCGANRHDVTQLAAVLDGVMLPRPAVTDEAPQHLCADAGYAGLPAYEQMTSRDYTPHVRSRRDEMVQKPLGYKPRRWVVEVSHSWFNRFRKLLVRYEKLDRSYIALVMLAAAIIVFRMVPGDVNIIHG